The Chelonia mydas isolate rCheMyd1 chromosome 1, rCheMyd1.pri.v2, whole genome shotgun sequence nucleotide sequence GTGCCTCTGAGAGCATCTTCCCATCTGTTTGCCCCTTTCTTGTGGAAACAGCCTTTGCTGAAACCTGTGTGAGCCTGGTTCCAGTCACTGCAGTGCTCAGCCATGTCTGTGATACAGCACCAGGGTGTGAAGCTGACTTTTGCCCTGAGACCTTTCTCCCAGCCAGACCATCTGAGATGAGGCCCCCATGACTGTCGCTCCATTGTTTGGCAGTTAGACTCCATGAGAGGCCAACACTCCACTCAGAAATACACTACCTACCCCTCACTGTCACCCACAAGCTCCCTCACGTCTGCCACAGACACCAAGGAGCTGGAGTCACGGGGCTTCCCACAAGCCTGCTGTCACAGGAGGCTTTTGATAAGAGGCCTTTTACAGACAAGTGTCAGGGACGTTGCTCCGTGGAACCCTGACACCGCCCTGATCTTAGGGTCTCGGAGTATCTGAGAaccttgaatgtatttatccacCCGCCACCGCTGTGAGGCAGGGCAAGGCTACTATCCACCTGTGCAGAGGCTCAGAGAGAACCAATGGTTTCCCGACGGTGACATAGAGCAAGGGAATCAAATTCAGCTGTCTTGAGTCACAGAGCCATGCTCAGACCAACCGGCCCAGCCTTCCAGCCATCTGAGCGGTGACAGTTACAGGGGTTTGGTTCGCTGGCCTGTTCTCCCCCTGCCACATCAGAGTTTGGAGCAGAGTTTGGAGCGCCCATTGGTAATGGCTGTCAAGAGCACAGTCCACCCCGGCCAAGTCCCTGAAGATGGGTGTCACCCCagagtgcccccttgtggcttGAGGTAGCCCTGCAGGCACCCTGCCCTTATCTTTTGGAGAAGTCTGTAGAAATGTGACCCCACAAAGGGGGCTCATGTTTTAAGTATTCCTTAAAAGAGAATAAGTCATTACAAGGACCTTAGAGATAAGGTCTTCTAGCCTCTggccccatcctcctcctttaCTTAGGAGCCACCCACCTCCCTGTTTGCTGGGCTCTGCATTGGTTCAGGCTTGctgcaccccctgctcctccttttcccctaaagccctgctcctgccccatcctTCCCCTCAGGTCTCGCCCTCTGTTCCTCCTTCTCCCACAAGAGTCCATTGCCAGGCCAGGGCCGGGCCATGGTAAGAGGTGCCTTGGGAGCCCAGGCCGCTGATGGGAGTCCCAGACAATCCATCTTCTGGGTTGTAGGTCCTAGGGGGTGAGGACACAGGCTGAGGGCTTCTCTCGGGCCCCCCAGACCCCtctccagggcaggtggagggtctggggcccCTCACAGTGGCTTTaactccctgggcagctcttactgtggctggctctggctggtgggTGGAATCTCAGGAAAAGAGAAGTAGGGGGTGGGCTGTTGGGGGAATAgaaggagcagagggtggggctacaagggggcagaagaggggcaggggcggggtcaCAGAGGGGATGGGTCTCCTGCATGTGTCCcacttttgctttttgaaaagttGGTCACCATACACTGAATGGGATAGGCTGGGATAGGAGCTAGCTGTGCCTCTGTGAGGGAGCTGAGGCCCGTTTCCATCCCTTTGCATTGCTGGTACAGCACGGACGGAGTGGCCGGGAAAGGAATCTGGGCCTGACTCtcgtgccaggactcctgggtgtcAGACCCTCACTCACACgggcagctctgctctgcctcgGTGGGGAGTGGGCTGATCAGGTCTGCTGTGCTCAGAGCCATTAATGAGGGGTTGGAGCGTTGCCTGAATGGCTTTTCCTGGGCTCCTGCGATAATCATGTCTCCCACAAGACTCGGTCACAAGCACCAggctgagggtgtgggggaagggtgggtgtcCGTGCCCCTGGAATAGCCCCTGTCCACAGCTAGTGCAGTCCCCATGGATCACGCAGCACCCAGAGCGCTCAGGAAGGGCCAGGACTGTGACAGCAGAACAGACCTGCAGCTTTCTTCATGGCCTCTGGATGTTAAACCAGAGACGGGACAGCGACAGGCCAGGGGTAACGGGAAACAGCATCCAAACTGTTAGAGAAGAGAGCAGGATGACCCGGAGGCGGATTTGAGTATGGGTGTCTTTATTGCGATACTTGTTCCCCTTGACCTAATTGTTGAGTAAGCACTAGATTAGTTACAGTACACCCTTTTTATCTAAGTTACTCTGTAAACGCCTACATCTGTTACAACACCCCAAAACCATTATTGAGTAATAGAAACACCCATACTGTTAGTATACCCACCCCTATCTATTATTCACAGCATTGTGCATGTTATACAGGCATTATtaccttgaaaatacatttctttgtagTAATTTGTTGCTACACGGTCCCTTAATCAGCAGTtctcaggggagggagaaaggggccATGAGCAGTTTtcgtttatgtagctgggaaaggaagggagggggagagaacagTTCTTTACACAAAGGGTATCCTTTTGACAATTACATTTCTTATGCAGCCGCAACACTTATTTATTCCCAACAAGCTGAAAGGGATGGCGAGGGATGACACTTAGCTATTAAGCGAAGAAATGGGGCCTGCCTGTGACTCTACTCCCCAATAACGTACCAGCACACAAGTGGTTTCCCATGTCTCTGCTTAACCCTTACATATCCCAACACAAACCCCTTTACTTTATTGAGTTCATAGGCAGGAATTCTGAGGTCAGAGCAGCCACCCATATGGCTCTTCATGGGCCAACATCCTACCAGTCCCCTGGCTCTTCACGAACACAGTCACTTAGTAGGTGCTACTGCCTGCCTTGGTCTCCTTCCCCAGTACCCTGCCCTCCCTCATCAGGCCCTCTCCCACAGCTCCAGGTCTTAGAACCAGTTGGATCCTTTCTCTACAGAGTAGAGATCAGTAGCTCATGTTGTCTCAGATGTAAGGATCCAGGATGCAATATGTGGCCCTGGCTGTGGCCTATGTTTTTCATCTCTCATGTCACCAGCGGTGGAGCCAGGTGATGAACTGACCCTTCACTTGAAGAATGCCCTGATTATCCTCACATGAAGGTGTTTGCATTTCACGCTGTAAACTATTGGGTTCATCAGGGGCGGGATCAGCAGGGAGATGTAGCCCAAGAGAATTTGAAGTAAGGGAGAAGATCCCTTCCCGAATCTGTATAATAGAGACACACCGATCTCTGGTGTGTAGAAGAGCAGGACGGCACACAGGTGGGAGATGCAGGTGTTCAAGGCCCTGATGCACTCTGCGTGGGAAGCGATTCTCAGCACTGTTTTgaggatcatcacataagagaggAAAATGAGCAGTGAGTCCAACCCCATAGTTAAGATCTTAGCAGACAAGCCATAGATGCTGTTGACCGTGATATCCGAACAAGCCATCTTCATGATGTCGTGGTGCAGGCAGTGGGAATGGGAGAGGACATTGGTTTGACAGTATCGGAACCGTTTCAGGAGAAGGGGGAGTGGGATTACTACAGCCAACCCTCTTAGCACACACAACAGTCCCATCTTGGCTATTCTCGGTGGGGTTAAGATAGAGCCATATCTCAGCGGGTCACGAATTGCAATGAAGCGGTCCAAGGCCATCAACAAGAGCACAGAGGATTCAGTACATTGAAAAaagtggatgaagaacagctgggtGAAACAAGCATTGAGGCTGATCTCCCTAGAGTTAAACAAGTATATGCCCAGTATCGTCGGTATGGTGGCTATTGATAAGCCAAGGTCTGTGAcggccaacatggaaaggaaaatgtacatgggctcatggagggctggatctgtttttataatgaaaagaatgactgaatttcctactATGGAAACAACATACATTaagcagaaggggatagagatccagagatggacatcttcctgcccaggtatcccgctgagaaggaacactgctgagctgaatttggtgtcattgacagctgacataaTGTACTGGGCAGGTCCGAGGAGTATTGAGCTTTCCTTCCtgagaggaaaaagaacaggagactagATAATAGTTATCTAGACATCTTTCTGCTCTGAGTGCAAGTCTAGAGACTCCCAGAAACTCAAGGAAGATCAGCAAAAACATAGTCTTGGACTTACACAATTGATAGGAAGATAGGACTGCCAGACTAGATCAGATCTGCAGTATATCTAGTGCACTATCCAGTGTCCAGTTCCAGATGTTTCGGAGGAAGGTGGGAAAAGCCATTCAATAGGGTGCTATGAGATAATGTGCTCCCCAGGAAAATTTCCCCAACACCCAATAATTAGACATATTTTGCTGTGTAAATCAGGAAGGTTTAAAGCACTTCcaagactttttaaaacaatctcaCTACTATATTTGGATTTTCTGGTTACCCATATAAAcatccagtccctctttgaatcctgctaaactcttggccCCCTTGATATCTTGTGGCTGGGAGTTCTGCAGCTTACTTCAGCACTGTGTGATTTTACAATTGTGACCTTCCCACAGACCCTCTTTCTGGCCCTCCACTTCTGAGGGTGGCCCATTGTATCGTGACTTGTGTGTAAACACATGACAAGTGCATGgtgaaaaaattaattgtgctaTTCTGTCCTGCATTGAAGCCATTTATAAATGTGTTTCATTGCCTCATTGTATATACTTTTTTATTTCCCTCCACTCCTGAGAGTTCAAATTATGCCACTGCCTCTTTGCAGTACATGCAATACATTCTTAGGACCAGGTTCTTAATTCAGTAACAGTAACTTCAAATgcatcactccagatttacatgtgTAAATTCGATCAGAACCAGGCTCCATTAACTTTCCCTTAAGAAATGCTCCCAGTGATACACTCTGACCCCCTCCAAGAGAAGGGGAAGTGCTTTGCCTAGCCAGTAAATCCAGAGAGTCTGATCATCCTACAGGCTTCTCTTCATCCTCACAGGACCTGCATCCTCTCCCCGTGCGAGGGTCTGTTGATATCTGGCAAGGTACAAGCTGACAACAGATGGTTATTTCAGCTGGGTGGGGTTGATGTAAAAAACGGGAGAATATGCAAACACTATGTTTGCAGTAATATCAATTTGAGTGTGCAAGTTACTTCAGCCATGCATGTGTAAGAAGTAATGGCTATAAATTACATACAACCACTATAATACTCCCCTTTCCTGTACTTCAGCTTCACTCTTTTCTAAAACACAGGCCAGCAGTTCTGTTCTCTCAGGACTTTTTGGAAAATCTTGCACAGGTATTGCAGATGGATTGTATTCATGACCCTGAATGAAAGTGTTAGaaacagctactggtcagttacCAGGAGAGAGTATCATCCAACTGTTCACTGAACAAAGAGTTAATAGCACAATCCCATTGCAAACAGTATGTGGAGCACTTCTGAAATACTTTCTAAAGCAAAAGCCGTTAAGCAGTAAAATTACCACTGCTCTTTCCTGTAGAGATTCCAACAACTCTGCTGCTGGCTTTCGATATACAGGCATGTCATGAATGTTTGgtttgtaatatttgtattaccCTGAAAAGTTTTGGCTTGTAATATTTACACATCTGTACTTTAGTACACACATGTCAACCCATTCTTTCCCCTCTGACCTTCTTTCAGAGATGAGTTCTCAGGTTAGAGTGGGGCATGAAATCTAGCATCTGTCATCTGGATTTCATCACAACCTGAAAAGATCGCAGCATCTCACCCCTCATTCAGTCACTTGTCAGCAAACAGAAGTCTAGTAGCTCCTCTGTCCCTGGGTTAATAGCTGACTGGGTCTCCTCAGGTTCTGTTCTGTCAGCCTGTAGTCTGTCTCCGGAGTGGTAACAGGCATTGGGATCAGTATAGGAAATATTCATTCCCTGAATTCTTACTCTCTAGTACATAGTAACCCCAGCACCTGTTATTCAGATGTGATGTGAGTTTGCAGGAAGTGGATTTCATGTAAAATGCATGAGTATTCATGGAAACGGAACTTCATTTCACATATGAATGTAGcctattcctctctctctctctctctttctctctcactgccTAAGTCCTATATTCATAAAATCTGCAGCACCCGGGAATAGCACTGGGATAGATGTGCAGCTGAGCTGCCATAATG carries:
- the LOC102934226 gene encoding olfactory receptor 51G2; translated protein: MSAVNDTKFSSAVFLLSGIPGQEDVHLWISIPFCLMYVVSIVGNSVILFIIKTDPALHEPMYIFLSMLAVTDLGLSIATIPTILGIYLFNSREISLNACFTQLFFIHFFQCTESSVLLLMALDRFIAIRDPLRYGSILTPPRIAKMGLLCVLRGLAVVIPLPLLLKRFRYCQTNVLSHSHCLHHDIMKMACSDITVNSIYGLSAKILTMGLDSLLIFLSYVMILKTVLRIASHAECIRALNTCISHLCAVLLFYTPEIGVSLLYRFGKGSSPLLQILLGYISLLIPPLMNPIVYSVKCKHLHVRIIRAFFK